AGCTCCTGGCCAAGATCCAGGCGGCGGACACCGAGCGGGAGAAGGCCGAGCGGGAGGCCTACGACGCCCTCAAGCGGCTGGAGGGGATCCTGGCCGGGACGAAGGCCCGGGGGGAGGCGGGGGAGAACCTCCTCGGGCGGATCCTCCTGCAGCTCCCGCCCGACCTCCGCGAGGCCAACTGCGTCATCGGGAACAAGACGGTGGAGTTCGCCCTCCGGCTCCCGCAGGGGCGGGTCCTTCCCATTGACAGCAAGTGGCCTAGCCTGGCGACCCTGGAGGAATGGCAGGCGGCGGAGGACCCGGGGGAGCGCAAACGGCTCGCAGAGACGATCCAGCGGGACGTCAAGCTCAAGGTCCGGGAGGCGGTGAAGTACCTGGACCCGAGCCGAACGGTCGGGATCGGGGTGGTGGCGCTGCCCGACCCGGTCTACGAGGTGTGCGGAGAGGTCCACGGGGAGGCGTTCAAGCAAGGCCTCATCCTGGTCCCGTACTCCCAGGCCGTCCCCCTCCTCCTGGCGCTGTGGCAGGTCATCCTCCGCTTTGCCACCGGCATCGACACGGCCCGGCTCTCCTCCGCCCTCAAGACCATCCTGGATGCCCTGGAGCATATGGAAGAAGAGGTCGAGGGGCGCCTCGCCGGCGCCCTGACCCAGCTGCGCAACAGCCGGGAGGCCCTCCTCCTGCACCTGGAGAAGGCGCGCCGGGGAGCCGGGAACCTTCACCTGGAGAGCCAGGGACCACCGGCCCTGCCGGGGGCCCCGGAGCCCTGAGGCCCGGTCGGCACGCCCTCCGCCCTGTCCGGCGGGGCGCCGTCCACCACCCCCTCTCGCGGAGGTCCCACCCGTGCCCGTCCCGCTGATCCTGTCCCTCGGCGTGTTCCTCGCCACCTACGTCTGCATCGCCCTCGAGAAGGTCAACCGGACGGTGGTCGCCCTCAGCGGGGCCATCCTGCTCCTGATCGCCGATGTCCTCACCCTCAGGGAGGCGGTCACCGAGTACATCCACTGGGAGACGGTGGGCCTCCTGTTCGGGATGTTCACCATTATTACGATTCTGTCCGAGGGGGGCTTCTTCGCCTTCACCGCCCTCTGGGTCGCCCGGAAGCTCCGCTATAACCCCTACCGGATTTTCCTCGTCTTCCCCCTGGTGTCGGGGTTTCTGGCCGCCTTCATGGACAGCATCACGGTCATGCTCTTCTTCGCCACCCTGACCTATGAGCTGGCCCGCCTCCTGAAGTTCGACCCGATCCCGGTGGTGGTGGCGGAGGTGACCCTCGCCAATGTCGGCGGGGCAGCCACGCTGGTCGGGGACCCGCCAAACGTCATCCTGGGGCTGATGCTGGGCTTCTCCTTCAACGACTTCGTGATCCACAACGGCCCCACGGCGGTCGTGGCCGCCGGGGCGGCGATCGCGACCGCGTACTGGGCGAGCCGGAAGCGCCTGGTCCTCTCCACCGACGTGGACCGGGAGGGTCTGGCCCGGATGGACCCGGCCGAGGCCATCCGGGACCCCCGCCTCTTCCGGTGGGGGCTCATCGCCTTCCTGGTGGCGGTCCTCTTCCTGGTGGTCCACAAGTCGGTGGAGGAGCTGGGGATCCCCCTCACGGCCGCCCTGGCCCCCCTCATCCCCGCCTTCGTGGTCCTCTTCGCCGGGGGGCATAAGACGGAGGCCATCTTGCGGAAGGTGGACTATGAGGTCCTCCTCTTCTTCATCGGGCTGTTCATCGTGGTGGGGGGTCTGGAGAAGACGGGGGCGATCGGGGGCCTCGCCCGCGCCGGCGCCGACCTCTTTCGGGAGCAGTTCCTGGCCCTCCTCTCCACCCTGATGTGGTTCTCCGCGGTGGCCTCCGCCATCGTGGACAACGTCCCCTTCGCGCTGAGCATGGCGTATGTGATCAAGGGGATCGCCGGTGAGCCCGGGGTGCCGGCCCTGGCCATCATGGTCTGGGCGGTCTCGCTCGGGACGGACATCGGAGGGAACGCGACCCCGATCGGCGCC
The window above is part of the Candidatus Methylomirabilis sp. genome. Proteins encoded here:
- the rmuC gene encoding DNA recombination protein RmuC; its protein translation is MSGSELVLVVVGLLLGGALVALLLRARGGEGGLAQHMAGLSERVGQVRADLETLVRQQEGLRGEVVAVREQGQAALHQTHLSLRQEIAQARELLAKIQAADTEREKAEREAYDALKRLEGILAGTKARGEAGENLLGRILLQLPPDLREANCVIGNKTVEFALRLPQGRVLPIDSKWPSLATLEEWQAAEDPGERKRLAETIQRDVKLKVREAVKYLDPSRTVGIGVVALPDPVYEVCGEVHGEAFKQGLILVPYSQAVPLLLALWQVILRFATGIDTARLSSALKTILDALEHMEEEVEGRLAGALTQLRNSREALLLHLEKARRGAGNLHLESQGPPALPGAPEP
- a CDS encoding SLC13 family permease is translated as MPVPLILSLGVFLATYVCIALEKVNRTVVALSGAILLLIADVLTLREAVTEYIHWETVGLLFGMFTIITILSEGGFFAFTALWVARKLRYNPYRIFLVFPLVSGFLAAFMDSITVMLFFATLTYELARLLKFDPIPVVVAEVTLANVGGAATLVGDPPNVILGLMLGFSFNDFVIHNGPTAVVAAGAAIATAYWASRKRLVLSTDVDREGLARMDPAEAIRDPRLFRWGLIAFLVAVLFLVVHKSVEELGIPLTAALAPLIPAFVVLFAGGHKTEAILRKVDYEVLLFFIGLFIVVGGLEKTGAIGGLARAGADLFREQFLALLSTLMWFSAVASAIVDNVPFALSMAYVIKGIAGEPGVPALAIMVWAVSLGTDIGGNATPIGASANVVAYTSMEKKGVLIGWGRWMRLAIPPTLVALVICNLGIAIKLWLRFW